The following proteins are encoded in a genomic region of Dyadobacter sp. UC 10:
- a CDS encoding choice-of-anchor Q domain-containing protein: MKEKICTILTVLALVCSHTQAQTIRYVKATDDGGSINANGLSWAMASNDLQAMINASSAGDEVWVASPVNLPIRTANTGTPSLSRLNAFVLKEGVKVYGGFPRTGGDWATRNPVQHTTILTGEMANQGNDDGNDSANAYHVVVAAGPSGGARLSTNTVLDGFTITGGRATSLSTTIVNGQRISNDYGGGIFNLYSDATFTNLIIDGNKSINRGGGVYNSNTLSYFRNVTITGNICVSFAIGGGGGMYNFSDASPILTNVLISRNEASFGGGLINNHSSPILTNVTISGNTAEVKGGGVLNDLDSSPILTNVTVSGNTALSTGSEWFNSSGTPVVHNSIIWGNGVDGQLIGSDNVKHSLVQNQTESDNPGYYAEANHNQAPDTNPLFADPANGKYSLQSNSPAINAGKNQYYWDAINEGVSLPLPGGSDLSGNPRIFYGTIDMGAYESQAFPVITPGPSNILYVDHNVNGSDGSGSSWAQAVTELADALRYARVLNNHTAENPLKIYVAKGSYKPLYSADDNSYFAGEDRFNSFVMVKNVQLYGGFDPDNGVTELSHQRILPASGQAGTILSGDLSTVDVNTDNAYSVVISAGDVGSAKLDGFTVTGGNADLSSGSITVNEQVFARNFGGGVCNWRSSLTLTHVHITRNAAGYLGAGIYNYFSSPVLINVAITGNISSVFGGGGFNVGSAPVLTNVTISGNRANNSGSEWQNASGTPVLRNSIIWGNGVVGQLYDAQYSLVQNQAEAGNPNYYSAFNHNLAPNTDPLFTNPNTGDFTLLPCSDAVNAGTPDITTLNLPPVDLAGQERVFADRIDIGAFESHLAQPSGPGVAHAAYELERIQSQNGTTDYLYGCNDWLASIITTGLPTDITGRTTARVWIEDLQPAQYVRRHYQITPADNAESATGKVTLYFTQDDFDEFNLRNTTARLPDGPTGDISNLRIEKRGGVSTDGTGRPHSYPGNTETISNVEVLWNVDQQRWEVSFHVTGLSGFFVKTTDFPLPVRWISLTARLSDQHKAELDWKVDEISGSHYEVERSANGKSFSKVATIASEGDGIHWYSLTDPIVSAGNIYYRIRQVDLDGSYIYSRVVSVLAPDTIRLSVYPNPTANRVMVEIGAEYIGTKLRLVNASGVLLQQVNVTEATLALSMQRYAPGIYMLNTYDGKVVKLVRE; encoded by the coding sequence ATGAAAGAAAAAATTTGTACTATACTGACAGTGCTGGCACTCGTGTGCAGCCATACACAGGCACAAACCATCCGTTATGTAAAAGCTACCGACGACGGCGGTTCTATAAACGCAAACGGCCTGAGCTGGGCCATGGCCTCCAATGACCTGCAGGCTATGATCAATGCCTCTTCCGCGGGGGATGAGGTGTGGGTGGCATCGCCGGTAAATCTCCCTATCCGTACGGCAAATACCGGTACTCCGAGCCTGAGCAGATTAAACGCTTTTGTACTGAAAGAGGGTGTAAAGGTGTATGGCGGTTTCCCACGTACGGGTGGAGATTGGGCTACCCGCAATCCCGTCCAGCATACGACAATTCTCACCGGGGAGATGGCAAACCAGGGGAACGATGATGGAAACGATTCCGCCAATGCCTATCATGTAGTAGTGGCGGCCGGGCCTTCAGGCGGAGCACGCCTTTCGACTAACACCGTGCTGGATGGTTTCACCATTACCGGAGGACGGGCAACTTCGTTATCAACTACCATAGTGAATGGCCAGAGGATAAGTAATGACTACGGAGGAGGTATTTTCAATCTGTATTCCGATGCTACATTTACTAACCTGATCATTGACGGAAACAAGTCCATTAACAGAGGTGGTGGGGTATATAATAGCAATACTTTATCCTATTTCCGAAACGTGACCATCACCGGGAATATCTGCGTAAGTTTCGCGATTGGAGGTGGCGGCGGGATGTATAATTTTAGCGATGCTTCTCCGATACTCACGAATGTTCTAATCAGTAGGAACGAGGCATCTTTCGGAGGTGGGTTAATAAATAATCATAGTTCTCCCATTCTGACGAATGTGACGATCAGTGGAAACACCGCTGAAGTCAAGGGCGGCGGAGTTCTTAATGATCTAGATTCATCTCCTATCTTGACCAATGTCACCGTCAGCGGGAATACAGCTTTAAGCACGGGAAGCGAATGGTTTAACAGTTCGGGCACACCCGTGGTGCATAATTCGATTATTTGGGGCAATGGCGTCGACGGGCAACTGATAGGCAGCGACAACGTGAAACACAGCCTGGTGCAGAACCAGACCGAGTCAGATAACCCAGGTTACTATGCAGAAGCCAACCACAACCAGGCCCCGGATACTAACCCCTTGTTTGCAGACCCGGCCAACGGCAAGTACAGCCTGCAAAGCAACAGTCCGGCGATCAACGCAGGCAAAAATCAATACTATTGGGACGCAATAAACGAAGGCGTTTCGCTCCCGCTCCCGGGTGGATCTGATCTTTCCGGAAATCCCCGCATTTTCTACGGTACGATTGATATGGGCGCCTACGAAAGCCAGGCGTTCCCTGTTATTACGCCCGGTCCAAGCAATATTCTCTATGTGGATCATAACGTGAACGGCAGCGATGGCTCCGGCAGTAGCTGGGCCCAAGCTGTGACCGAGCTGGCCGACGCGCTCCGGTATGCCAGGGTCCTGAATAACCACACCGCGGAAAATCCCCTGAAAATATACGTCGCTAAAGGTAGCTACAAGCCATTGTACAGCGCAGACGACAACAGCTATTTCGCCGGCGAAGACCGGTTCAACAGTTTCGTGATGGTGAAAAACGTACAGCTCTACGGGGGCTTCGATCCTGATAACGGCGTGACCGAATTGTCGCATCAACGTATTCTCCCGGCTTCAGGTCAGGCGGGTACAATCCTTTCCGGCGACCTGAGCACGGTCGATGTCAATACGGACAATGCATATAGCGTCGTCATTTCTGCCGGCGACGTGGGCAGCGCAAAGCTGGATGGCTTTACGGTTACCGGCGGAAACGCGGATCTGTCATCGGGAAGCATCACTGTCAACGAACAGGTTTTCGCAAGAAATTTTGGAGGCGGTGTCTGTAACTGGAGATCATCCCTCACCCTGACGCATGTGCATATCACCAGAAATGCAGCCGGTTATCTGGGCGCCGGGATATACAACTATTTTTCTTCCCCGGTACTGATCAATGTCGCCATCACCGGGAATATCTCTTCGGTTTTCGGTGGCGGTGGTTTCAATGTTGGTTCCGCCCCCGTGCTGACCAATGTCACCATCAGCGGGAATAGGGCAAACAATAGCGGCAGCGAATGGCAAAACGCTTCCGGCACGCCAGTGCTCCGCAATTCGATTATCTGGGGCAATGGCGTTGTGGGGCAGTTATACGATGCGCAATACAGTCTGGTACAAAACCAGGCAGAGGCCGGTAACCCAAACTATTATTCAGCATTTAACCACAACCTAGCCCCTAATACCGATCCCCTGTTTACCAACCCGAATACAGGCGATTTCACGCTGTTACCGTGCTCGGATGCCGTCAACGCCGGTACACCGGATATCACAACCCTGAACCTACCACCGGTTGACCTGGCAGGGCAGGAGCGTGTTTTTGCAGATCGCATAGACATAGGTGCCTTTGAAAGTCACCTGGCGCAGCCCTCGGGGCCCGGTGTTGCTCATGCAGCCTATGAGTTAGAAAGGATACAATCTCAAAATGGCACGACGGATTATCTCTACGGCTGTAATGACTGGCTGGCGTCGATAATCACGACAGGTCTGCCGACCGACATAACAGGCAGGACCACCGCCCGGGTATGGATAGAGGACTTGCAACCAGCCCAATATGTACGGCGCCATTACCAAATCACACCTGCCGATAATGCCGAAAGTGCTACCGGAAAGGTCACGCTTTACTTTACGCAAGATGATTTTGATGAATTTAACCTGAGAAATACTACCGCCCGGCTCCCCGATGGCCCAACAGGCGATATAAGCAACCTGCGTATCGAGAAACGCGGTGGGGTAAGTACCGACGGGACCGGCAGGCCGCACAGCTACCCGGGAAATACAGAGACGATTTCGAATGTCGAAGTATTGTGGAACGTTGACCAGCAACGGTGGGAGGTGAGCTTCCACGTAACCGGCCTTAGCGGCTTTTTTGTCAAGACGACCGACTTCCCGCTACCCGTGCGCTGGATATCGTTGACGGCTCGGCTGAGCGATCAGCATAAGGCCGAGCTTGACTGGAAGGTCGATGAAATAAGTGGTTCCCATTACGAGGTGGAAAGAAGCGCCAACGGCAAATCTTTCTCAAAAGTGGCCACGATCGCCAGCGAAGGGGACGGCATACATTGGTACAGTCTGACCGACCCGATCGTATCTGCGGGAAACATTTATTACCGTATCCGTCAGGTGGATCTGGACGGCTCTTATATCTACAGCCGGGTGGTGAGTGTTTTGGCCCCGGATACAATCCGGTTAAGCGTTTACCCTAATCCGACAGCTAACAGGGTAATGGTTGAAATTGGTGCGGAATACATCGGCACAAAACTACGACTGGTCAATGCATCTGGTGTGTTGCTGCAACAGGTAAACGTCACTGAGGCAACCCTGGCGCTTTCTATGCAGCGTTATGCACCGGGGATTTATATGCTGAACACATATGATGGAAAGGTGGTGAAGCTGGTCAGAGAATAG
- a CDS encoding hybrid sensor histidine kinase/response regulator transcription factor: MDYFKIPFQQGLVCFTDYRNSFRQASTFCFILTTLSLLSSYFPPVRAQSFQLPVPEHIGDQQGLPQAFVSSITQDEKGFMWVATLDGFCRYDGDEFRLFQVLPGDSSGLSGPDVISIQTDRQGHLLIETQQDLDLFDPRSETFFKLSHQPFYKKYFKKLPVITYPDRRQRIWLSNNEGLSVIDLNTNDIKSYRHEPGNPQSLSHDTVVTILEDRKGSIWAATRDGLNRLDEKTGRFTHYQAQPDTPGNLPDNDILGLYERPDGQLVILSAGYFSLLDPSTQRIKSYPTDRGQSAIKRVQFATDKKGNTYFSQYGNLYRFNEREGVACILKQESNSTAIIGLFIDRSDVLWLGTSGSGIYKYNLKATSFQTSVYIRGFYEDLMKIGVGLSQEQIPVFPFLTSSYYFRYTLDGHNNLWFNIGGTPFHYVNTVTGKVTEVPLPISFNNQYPLSPVPLATDADGRVWVLYDSLALWYDAPAQKWKSFPHAIRLPDSDKEPVRAWNQTHILQFTVDQTALWIATDKKGLLRIDRKTGHAKQYLHNSRNPASLSSDLLFCLFADPEDANILWIGTFGSGLCKFDKTTGKSLIFNTGNGLPNNVIYAAIPDQQGNIWIATNRGLCRMNRKTLKKRTFTREDGILADEFNRFHFVHLPDDRILLGGLEGITAFYPSLILDDSYQPEVEITGIRVNNLALEPGPSSLIDSLSVQQVNEIKLKYHQNSLTVEFAGLQYDSHKSLQYRYQLVGLDDNWIYPKRGEAIYTNLTAGKYTLKLNTTNTIGAWSPHTRSLSIVISPPWWASWWAYLVYFLALVYAGYVLIRLYVKEKETQQLRAVDELKTRFFSNITHDFRTPLTLILGPVQQLRSVPDGHLMSPINLRYINVIERNARQLLQLVNQLLDLSKAEAKLLQVEAVRGNLVQFIKELLFSFQAQADEQQIQLSFHDENINHDYYFDAEKLERILYNLVANALKFTQQKGSISVCLTGKGNEVSLAVADTGYGIPAEKLPNIFVRFYQVNSTMDFQQQGTGIGLSLVKELVELQGGRIEVTSTLGEGARFEITLPYNQAQARTEAPRAIVGSAHQDDTQTPNILVVEDNQELAAYIADSLPPSYSVALAKNGQEGYDATLRMLPDLIISDVMMPVMDGLTFCGQVKQDIRTSHIPVILLTAKSSQESKITGLTYGADDYLTKPFHAQELALRVQNLLERQRRQREWVQSQFSQPNASLTPSEETNPFLIKLFNFFEANFENALFGVDDIVGELGMSRMTLFRKVKTLTGYAPSDLIRNYRLNRATELLKKGESISETAFKVGFNSQAYFTKCFRDFYNMTPSEFIKKQP, from the coding sequence ATGGATTATTTCAAGATACCTTTTCAACAAGGGCTTGTTTGCTTTACTGATTATCGCAATTCCTTTAGGCAGGCAAGCACTTTTTGTTTCATTCTGACAACCTTATCGTTACTTTCCTCCTATTTTCCACCTGTTAGAGCGCAATCCTTCCAGCTTCCCGTACCAGAACACATAGGCGATCAGCAAGGATTACCTCAAGCGTTTGTTTCTTCGATCACCCAGGATGAGAAGGGATTCATGTGGGTTGCCACCCTGGATGGTTTTTGTCGTTACGACGGAGATGAATTCAGGCTATTTCAGGTTTTGCCCGGCGATTCTTCGGGCTTATCCGGACCCGACGTAATCAGTATACAAACCGACCGTCAAGGGCACCTTCTCATTGAAACACAGCAGGATCTGGACCTGTTCGACCCTCGAAGTGAGACCTTCTTTAAGCTCTCGCACCAACCTTTCTACAAGAAATATTTCAAGAAGCTCCCTGTCATAACGTATCCGGACCGCCGTCAGCGAATCTGGTTGTCTAATAATGAAGGGCTTTCTGTTATAGATCTGAATACCAATGATATCAAAAGCTACCGGCACGAGCCGGGTAACCCGCAATCCCTGAGTCATGACACCGTTGTTACCATTCTGGAAGACCGCAAGGGCTCGATATGGGCAGCTACCCGCGACGGGCTTAATAGGCTGGATGAAAAAACGGGCCGCTTTACCCATTACCAGGCGCAACCAGATACACCCGGTAACCTTCCGGATAACGACATCCTGGGCCTATACGAGCGGCCCGACGGCCAGCTTGTAATTTTGTCTGCCGGTTATTTCTCGCTTCTGGATCCTTCAACACAACGAATAAAGTCATACCCGACCGACCGCGGGCAGTCGGCAATCAAAAGGGTGCAGTTTGCCACCGACAAAAAAGGGAATACTTATTTCTCGCAATACGGGAACCTGTATCGTTTCAATGAACGGGAAGGAGTTGCCTGTATTCTCAAGCAGGAATCCAACTCGACAGCTATAATCGGATTGTTTATTGACCGATCAGACGTGCTTTGGCTGGGTACGTCGGGTTCGGGGATTTATAAATATAATCTAAAAGCAACCTCTTTTCAAACCTCTGTCTATATACGCGGCTTCTACGAAGACCTGATGAAAATCGGCGTTGGACTGTCGCAGGAACAAATCCCTGTTTTCCCTTTCCTTACTTCAAGCTACTACTTTCGATACACCCTTGACGGGCACAACAATCTTTGGTTCAATATCGGCGGCACCCCTTTTCATTACGTAAACACCGTTACCGGTAAGGTAACAGAAGTGCCGTTGCCCATCTCATTTAACAATCAATATCCATTATCGCCGGTACCGCTGGCGACGGATGCCGATGGACGTGTATGGGTATTGTACGATTCGCTGGCTCTGTGGTACGATGCCCCGGCACAAAAATGGAAATCGTTTCCGCACGCGATCCGGCTTCCCGATTCAGATAAAGAGCCCGTCCGAGCATGGAATCAAACCCACATTCTTCAGTTCACCGTCGATCAGACTGCCTTGTGGATTGCAACAGACAAGAAAGGACTGCTCCGGATTGACCGTAAAACAGGCCACGCGAAGCAGTATCTGCACAACTCCCGAAACCCGGCTTCGCTGAGCAGTGATTTGTTGTTTTGTCTCTTTGCTGATCCGGAGGACGCGAATATTTTATGGATAGGTACGTTTGGCTCGGGTTTATGTAAATTTGACAAGACAACCGGTAAGTCTCTTATATTCAACACCGGTAACGGCCTGCCCAACAATGTGATCTATGCCGCGATCCCCGATCAGCAGGGAAACATCTGGATCGCGACCAACCGAGGATTGTGCAGGATGAACCGGAAAACACTGAAGAAAAGGACATTTACCAGAGAAGACGGCATACTTGCGGATGAGTTTAACCGGTTCCATTTTGTCCACCTTCCTGACGACCGCATCCTGCTCGGCGGGCTGGAGGGGATCACCGCATTTTACCCAAGCCTGATCCTGGACGACTCCTATCAGCCTGAGGTGGAAATTACCGGGATCCGCGTCAACAATCTGGCGCTGGAGCCCGGCCCGTCGTCGTTGATCGATTCCCTTTCAGTCCAACAGGTGAACGAAATCAAGCTAAAATATCACCAGAATTCCCTGACCGTTGAATTCGCCGGACTTCAATATGATAGCCATAAAAGTCTGCAATACCGTTACCAGCTGGTGGGACTTGACGACAATTGGATCTATCCCAAACGAGGCGAGGCCATTTATACGAACCTGACCGCCGGCAAGTACACCTTAAAGCTGAATACCACGAACACGATCGGCGCCTGGAGCCCGCATACCCGGTCCCTTTCCATCGTTATTTCTCCTCCCTGGTGGGCGAGCTGGTGGGCCTATCTGGTTTATTTCCTCGCCTTGGTGTACGCCGGTTATGTGCTGATCCGCCTTTATGTCAAAGAAAAAGAAACCCAGCAGCTCCGTGCTGTCGATGAGCTGAAAACCCGCTTTTTTTCCAACATTACACACGATTTCCGTACGCCCCTTACCTTGATCCTCGGGCCCGTTCAGCAGCTCAGATCCGTCCCCGACGGTCACCTGATGTCCCCTATTAATCTCAGATACATTAATGTGATCGAGCGAAATGCAAGACAATTGCTGCAGCTGGTCAATCAATTGCTGGATCTCTCGAAGGCGGAGGCCAAATTATTACAAGTCGAAGCCGTCAGGGGAAATCTTGTACAGTTCATTAAAGAACTTTTGTTTTCTTTTCAGGCTCAGGCCGATGAACAGCAGATCCAGCTAAGCTTTCATGATGAAAATATTAACCACGACTATTATTTCGATGCCGAAAAACTGGAACGAATCCTTTACAACCTCGTCGCCAATGCATTGAAGTTTACACAGCAAAAAGGAAGTATTAGCGTCTGTCTGACCGGCAAGGGAAACGAAGTCTCTCTTGCCGTCGCGGATACAGGGTACGGAATACCTGCCGAAAAGCTTCCCAATATATTCGTCCGATTTTATCAGGTCAATTCCACAATGGACTTTCAACAGCAGGGTACAGGCATCGGGCTGTCGCTGGTCAAAGAACTGGTGGAGCTGCAGGGCGGGAGAATTGAGGTGACCAGCACATTGGGCGAAGGCGCCCGGTTTGAAATAACCCTCCCCTATAATCAGGCCCAGGCCAGAACAGAGGCTCCAAGAGCGATTGTCGGGTCGGCACATCAAGATGATACCCAAACGCCCAATATTCTGGTTGTAGAAGATAATCAGGAGCTGGCCGCCTACATTGCCGACAGCCTGCCGCCCTCGTATTCGGTCGCGCTGGCCAAAAATGGGCAGGAAGGTTACGACGCTACCCTACGGATGCTCCCTGATCTGATCATCAGCGATGTCATGATGCCCGTCATGGACGGTCTCACTTTCTGCGGGCAGGTAAAGCAGGACATCCGTACTTCGCATATTCCCGTAATCCTGCTTACGGCAAAAAGCTCGCAGGAAAGCAAGATAACAGGGCTAACCTACGGCGCCGACGACTATCTGACCAAACCCTTTCATGCTCAGGAACTGGCCCTCCGGGTACAGAACCTGCTGGAACGGCAGAGAAGACAAAGAGAGTGGGTACAATCCCAGTTCAGCCAACCCAACGCCAGCCTGACGCCTAGCGAAGAAACGAATCCATTTTTGATAAAACTGTTTAATTTCTTCGAAGCAAACTTCGAGAATGCATTGTTTGGCGTCGATGATATTGTTGGTGAATTGGGAATGAGCCGTATGACCCTTTTCAGAAAAGTGAAAACGCTTACCGGGTACGCGCCCAGTGACCTGATCCGCAATTACCGGCTAAACCGAGCCACCGAGCTTTTGAAAAAAGGCGAATCAATTTCAGAAACCGCCTTCAAAGTCGGGTTTAACAGCCAGGCCTATTTTACAAAATGCTTCCGCGATTTCTACAACATGACCCCTTCCGAATTTATCAAAAAGCAGCCATAG